Below is a genomic region from Temnothorax longispinosus isolate EJ_2023e unplaced genomic scaffold, Tlon_JGU_v1 HiC_scaffold_610, whole genome shotgun sequence.
attgttattttaatattaccaACTTATCCATTCAAgggagaattttaaaaaattataaattaattataaaatcatttataaagagaattatctatgtttatattatttcgtagATTATTATACGTCACATCTTTAAGgagcaaaattatatagagcaaaattattttcaatataaaagaataaatttattcgctGAGGCGAATTTTATGCTTTACTTTCTCtctataaacataattatttttgcttcaCAAGTTATCGTAATAATCCACATGATCGGCTGCATTGTATTTACGTTCTTTCAAGATTTGCACAAGACGATTAACAGTCTGTTCTGTAGTCAACACGGTTTTCTTTTGTCGCATCTCAATATACATCTTTTTAGCTTCGGGATCGGCGATAGTTTCGCATACCGTTGTGAACATATCCGTGTCGACAGGTCCCGGTGAGTAACTTAACACATTAGCATCAGGATTTTCTAATGCAAAAACCTGTACGAAGAAAAaagcatattaataattggaaaaatatatattcgtgaTTACGTGGTAATTAAAaaacacgcacacatacacacctTAAAGTACATTTCTCTTGCTGCTTTCACTGAGGAATATTGACCACTGCCAATGCCTGCTTGAATAGCGTATAAAGATGTAATATTGATAACCGTCTTCTTAATGgttttattatca
It encodes:
- the Sptr gene encoding sepiapterin reductase isoform X2; the encoded protein is MSVEALSGKVFLLVTGASRGIGRQIAITFGSLLEEGSRVLLLARNKDALRKVASNIPSKVEVYTSSTDLSKSTDVEFQGIGSGQYSSVKAAREMYFKVFALENPDANVLSYSPGPVDTDMFTTVCETIADPEAKKMYIEMRQKKTVLTTEQTVNRLVQILKERKYNAADHVDYYDNL